The genomic segment CGCCACGTGCGACGGGTTCTTCTTCCGCGAGCGCGTGATCGCGGTCGTGGGCGGCGGCGACTCCGCGATGGAGGAGGCCACGTTCCTCACGAAGTTCGCGTCGAAGGTCTACGTCATCCACCGTCGCGACGAGCTGCGCGCATCGAAGATCATGCAGGACCGGGCATTCAAGAACGAGAAGATCGAGTTCATCTGGAACGCCGAGGTGGTCGACATCCTCGGCGAGGACGCGGTCAGCGGCGTGGTCCTCAAGGACACGGTCGACGGCTCGACGCGCGAGCTGACGCTGGACGGTGTGTTCGTGGCGATCGGCTACGACCCCCGCACCCACCTCGTGCACGGCAAGCTCGACCTGACCGCCGACGGCACGGTGTGGGTGGACGGGCGCTCGTCGCGGACGTCGGTGCCCGGCGTGTTCGCCGCGGGGGACGTCATCGACCCGACGTACCGGCAGGCCGTCACCGCAGCGGGCAGCGGCACGGTCGCCGCCCTCGACCTCGAGCACTATCTCGCTGCTCTCGGCGAGGCGGGCGAGCCCGATGCGCACGGCGACCAGATCGCGGGCCTGCCCGAGGTCGCCCCGGTCTGAACCTGAGAGTCCGCGGCATGCCGGGAACAATCCCCCCGCGGCATCCGTTTCCACCTACGACAGACTTCCACCGAAGGAGAACCAGATGACCGCCAAGGCGACGACCTCCGCCACGTTCGAGCAGGATGTGCTTCAGGCTGACGGCCCGGTGCTCGTGGACTTCTGGGCCGAGTGGTGCGGGCCGTGCCGCATGGTCTCGCCCGTCCTCGACCAGATCCAGTCGGAGCACCCTGACAAGATCACGATCCTCAAGCTCAACGTGGACGAGAACCCCGACCTCGCGATGAAGTACCAGATCACGTCGATCCCCGCGATGAAGGTGTTCAACAAGGGCCAGGTCGAGACCACGATCATCGGCGCCAAGCCGAAGTTCGCGCTCGAGCAGGACCTCGCGCGCTACATCGGCTGAGCTCCCGGCTTCACGAGACCCCGTCGGCTGCGGCTGGCGGGGTCTCGTCGTGCAACGGCGGGCGAGTCATATGCCGGGTGAGGAATCTGAGAGCGCGGGCCCGCAGAGCGAGCCGTCGAACCGGCGGTCAGCCGGCGTCCGCGCGCACTGTGGCGTCCCAGCGGCGATGAGTGTTCGCGTCTCCCAGCAGC from the Microbacterium atlanticum genome contains:
- the trxA gene encoding thioredoxin; this encodes MTAKATTSATFEQDVLQADGPVLVDFWAEWCGPCRMVSPVLDQIQSEHPDKITILKLNVDENPDLAMKYQITSIPAMKVFNKGQVETTIIGAKPKFALEQDLARYIG
- the trxB gene encoding thioredoxin-disulfide reductase, encoding MRQVIIIGSGPAGYTAAIYAARANLSPLVVASSVEAGGELMNTTEVENFPGFPEGIMGPDLMAKMQEQAEKFGAEVLYDDVVALDVDGAVKRVTLGSGATHEAESVIFATGSAPRKIGIEGESRLSGRGVSYCATCDGFFFRERVIAVVGGGDSAMEEATFLTKFASKVYVIHRRDELRASKIMQDRAFKNEKIEFIWNAEVVDILGEDAVSGVVLKDTVDGSTRELTLDGVFVAIGYDPRTHLVHGKLDLTADGTVWVDGRSSRTSVPGVFAAGDVIDPTYRQAVTAAGSGTVAALDLEHYLAALGEAGEPDAHGDQIAGLPEVAPV